In one Aeromicrobium erythreum genomic region, the following are encoded:
- the rpmA gene encoding 50S ribosomal protein L27, giving the protein MAHKKGAASTKNGRDSNAQRLGVKRFGGQLVNAGEIIVRQRGTHFHPGTNVGRGGDDTLFALSAGSVEFGTRRGRKVVNIVPGE; this is encoded by the coding sequence ATGGCACACAAGAAGGGCGCAGCCTCCACCAAGAACGGCCGCGACTCCAACGCACAGCGCCTCGGCGTCAAGCGCTTCGGCGGCCAGCTCGTCAACGCCGGCGAGATCATCGTCCGCCAGCGCGGCACCCACTTCCACCCCGGCACCAACGTCGGCCGTGGCGGCGACGACACGCTCTTCGCGCTGTCGGCCGGCTCGGTCGAGTTCGGGACGCGTCGCGGCCGCAAGGTCGTGAACATCGTTCCGGGCGAGTAA
- the rplU gene encoding 50S ribosomal protein L21: MVYAIVRSGGTQQKVAVGDVIEIDQLGLAEGESVSLPAVLYVDGDAVTADADSLSTVSVTAEAIGATKGPKIIIQKYKNKTGYKKRQGHRQKYTQVKITGIAK; the protein is encoded by the coding sequence GTGGTCTACGCAATCGTGCGCAGTGGCGGCACGCAGCAGAAGGTCGCCGTCGGCGACGTCATCGAGATCGACCAGCTCGGCCTGGCCGAGGGCGAGTCCGTCTCGCTGCCGGCCGTCCTGTACGTCGACGGCGACGCCGTGACGGCCGACGCCGACAGCCTCTCGACGGTCTCCGTGACCGCCGAGGCGATCGGCGCGACCAAGGGTCCGAAGATCATCATCCAGAAGTACAAGAACAAGACCGGCTACAAGAAGCGCCAGGGTCACCGTCAGAAGTACACCCAGGTCAAGATCACCGGCATCGCGAAGTAG